One Panicum virgatum strain AP13 chromosome 3N, P.virgatum_v5, whole genome shotgun sequence DNA segment encodes these proteins:
- the LOC120666877 gene encoding uncharacterized protein LOC120666877 isoform X3 — protein sequence MALGFHPMKYFLPLDRNRPAWAARIRNLESTTGTPQLSQEPRRTAAKNGGDEPRRGVSNRRHLPGTEYLPSRDDRGAGERRRPARRPSTDAAAKADDVGECRFREMSVKGKVALHPLQRNHASLTLRKSTCLVKSTNHFKHL from the exons atggcacttgggttcCACCCCATGAAGTACTTTCTCCCGCTGGATCGTAACCGTCCTgcttgggcggcgaggatccgcaaCTTGGAGAGCACCACAGGAACCCCACAGTTGTCGCAGGAACCGAGAAGGACAGCGGCGAAGAATGGGGGCGACGAGCCGCGGCGTGGGGTTTCGAACCGCCGCCACCTTCCCGGGACTGAATATCTTCCCTCCCGCGACGAccgcggcgcgggcgagcgccgccgcccagcgcgcCGGCCGTCGACCGACGCGGCCGCGAAG GCCGATGATGTCGGCGAATGCCGTTTCAGGGAGATGAGCGTGAAGGGGAAGGTAGCACTGCATCCACTGCAAAGAAATCACGCAAGCTTG ACATTGAGAAAGTCCACGTGCTTGGTGAAATCAACAAATCACTTCAAGCATCTTTGA
- the LOC120666877 gene encoding uncharacterized protein LOC120666877 isoform X1: MALGFHPMKYFLPLDRNRPAWAARIRNLESTTGTPQLSQEPRRTAAKNGGDEPRRGVSNRRHLPGTEYLPSRDDRGAGERRRPARRPSTDAAAKGDEREGEGSTASTAKKSRKLDIEKVHVLGEINKSLQASLKSAEPLHVPKGTSPEEIFEALRGIPRLARADLLRAYSMLIRDDCRFRSLMALPKNMRKEWLLLEIESI, translated from the exons atggcacttgggttcCACCCCATGAAGTACTTTCTCCCGCTGGATCGTAACCGTCCTgcttgggcggcgaggatccgcaaCTTGGAGAGCACCACAGGAACCCCACAGTTGTCGCAGGAACCGAGAAGGACAGCGGCGAAGAATGGGGGCGACGAGCCGCGGCGTGGGGTTTCGAACCGCCGCCACCTTCCCGGGACTGAATATCTTCCCTCCCGCGACGAccgcggcgcgggcgagcgccgccgcccagcgcgcCGGCCGTCGACCGACGCGGCCGCGAAG GGAGATGAGCGTGAAGGGGAAGGTAGCACTGCATCCACTGCAAAGAAATCACGCAAGCTTG ACATTGAGAAAGTCCACGTGCTTGGTGAAATCAACAAATCACTTCAAGCATCTTTGAAGTCTGCTGAACCTCTACATGTGCCAAAAGGTACCTCCCCTGAAGAAATCTTTGAGGCGCTCAGAGGGATACCCAGATTGGCCCGGGCCGACCTGCTGCGAGCCTATAGTATGCTTATCCGGGATGATTGCCGGTTCAGATCTCTTATGGCACTCCCCAAAAACATGAGGAAGGAATGGCTGCTCCTGGAAATTGAAAGCATATGA
- the LOC120666877 gene encoding uncharacterized protein LOC120666877 isoform X2: MALGFHPMKYFLPLDRNRPAWAARIRNLESTTGTPQLSQEPRRTAAKNGGDEPRRGVSNRRHLPGTEYLPSRDDRGAGERRRPARRPSTDAAAKGDEREGEGSTASTAKKSRKLDIEKVHVLGEINKSLQASLKSAEPLHVPKELGAEECVLGAEALDRSAMCC; this comes from the exons atggcacttgggttcCACCCCATGAAGTACTTTCTCCCGCTGGATCGTAACCGTCCTgcttgggcggcgaggatccgcaaCTTGGAGAGCACCACAGGAACCCCACAGTTGTCGCAGGAACCGAGAAGGACAGCGGCGAAGAATGGGGGCGACGAGCCGCGGCGTGGGGTTTCGAACCGCCGCCACCTTCCCGGGACTGAATATCTTCCCTCCCGCGACGAccgcggcgcgggcgagcgccgccgcccagcgcgcCGGCCGTCGACCGACGCGGCCGCGAAG GGAGATGAGCGTGAAGGGGAAGGTAGCACTGCATCCACTGCAAAGAAATCACGCAAGCTTG ACATTGAGAAAGTCCACGTGCTTGGTGAAATCAACAAATCACTTCAAGCATCTTTGAAGTCTGCTGAACCTCTACATGTGCCAAAAG AGCTGGGGGCGGAGGAGTGTGTTCTTGGGGCAGAAGCACTTGATCGCAGCGCAATGTGTTGCTGA
- the LOC120663863 gene encoding transcriptional regulatory protein AlgP-like: MAQRHIAGVSVGGGGYWTEILDQHRAAYYNPFSVLAPSNRPPAGDDSSGSSSDVEDPQLELPARGGGAPPFTHVAPRPLELPGAHPARGGGAPPVAHVAPHRPLELLAARPARGGGAPPFARTAVPPPLVRAPDAVPAAGSTWTRAASASNSGSALAAADRLVTASADGVAPLSRGRSTTRSRRSDPAWPAPTCCEPTARSSATTASSGRSWRCRRT, from the exons atggcgcagAGGCATATCGCCGGCGtcagcgtcggcggcggcggctactggACCGAAATATTGGACCAGCATCGGGCAGCCTACTACAACCCCTTCTCTGTGCTGGCGCCCTCGAACAGGCCGCCGGCGGGGGATGActcctcgggctcgtcgtcggacGTGGAGGACCCGCAGCTCGAGCTcccggcgcgcggaggcggagctcctCCGTTCACGCACGTCGCGCCTCGTCCGCTCGAGCTCCCGGGCGCGCAcccggcgcgcggaggcggagctcctCCGGTCGCGCACGTCGCGCCTCATCGTCCGCTCGAGCTCCTGGCCGCGCGcccggcgcgcggaggcggagctcctCCGTTCGCGCGCACCGCCGTGCCTCCTCCGCTCGTCCGGGCGCCCGACGCCGTCCCCGCGGCCGGCTCGACCTGGACCCGCGCCGCTTCCGCTTCCAACTCGGGGTCGGCGTTGGCGGCCGCCGACAG GCTGGTGACGGCGAGCGCGGACGGGGTGGCGCCGCTCTCCCGGGGGAGATCTACAACGCGCTCAAGGCGATCCGACCCCGCCTGGCCCGCGCCGACCTGCTGCGAGCCTACAGCGCGCTCGTCCGCAACGACCGCCAGTTCAGGTCGCTCATGGCGCTGCCGGAGGACATGA